In one window of Bizionia sp. M204 DNA:
- a CDS encoding NAD(P)/FAD-dependent oxidoreductase: MKPKSHYDIVIIGSGLGGLVSAIIMAKEGYNVCVLEKNQQFGGNLQTFSRNKSIFDTGVHYIGSLGKGENLYQYFNYLGIMDGLSLKKMDEDGFDIISFDDDENAYPYAQGFNNFKAQLKTYFPDESEAINTYCEQIQETCNAFPLYRLKPGRPYADGVFKLQIKSFLESITNNKRLQAVLAGSNFLYAGDGYKTPFYVHSLSVNSYIQSAYRCINGGSQITKLLIRQLKKYGGEVYKHHEVENLICADGLIKAAVCTNRNKIEGNTFISNIEPKITLNLVGKEHFRKSYTNRIEGIESTISAFSLYIVLKPDCFKYINKNYYHFKTQDAVWNAQHYTQETWPESYMLSMGIKKDNNIYGDNITIMTYMRYEEVEPWADTFNTVAHKNERGQTYEAFKKEKAEIIIDELEKKFPNIRNCIAEYYTSSPLSYRDYIATNRGSMYGYTKDVNKSMQSFISPKTKIDNLLFTGQSLNMHGILGVTISGVVTCSELLGQDYLLDKIIAANQTEN, encoded by the coding sequence TTGAAACCAAAATCACATTATGACATTGTTATTATTGGCAGCGGATTAGGCGGCCTGGTGTCTGCTATTATAATGGCAAAAGAAGGTTATAATGTGTGTGTATTGGAAAAAAATCAGCAATTTGGTGGAAACTTACAAACCTTCTCCAGAAACAAATCTATTTTTGATACAGGTGTCCATTATATTGGGAGTTTGGGAAAAGGTGAAAACCTCTACCAGTATTTCAATTATTTGGGAATTATGGATGGCTTATCTCTCAAAAAAATGGATGAAGATGGGTTTGATATTATTAGTTTTGATGATGATGAAAACGCCTATCCATATGCACAAGGTTTTAACAATTTCAAAGCCCAATTAAAAACCTACTTCCCAGACGAATCAGAAGCTATAAATACCTATTGCGAACAAATTCAGGAAACCTGTAATGCCTTTCCTCTTTACAGATTAAAACCAGGAAGACCGTATGCTGATGGAGTTTTTAAACTACAAATTAAATCCTTTTTGGAATCCATAACCAATAATAAACGCTTACAAGCTGTTTTGGCCGGCTCCAATTTCTTGTATGCGGGCGATGGTTATAAAACGCCCTTTTATGTACATTCACTTTCCGTAAATTCTTATATTCAAAGTGCGTACCGTTGTATAAATGGTGGTAGTCAAATTACTAAATTGCTTATTAGACAACTAAAAAAGTATGGTGGTGAAGTTTATAAACATCATGAGGTTGAAAATTTAATCTGTGCAGATGGTTTAATTAAAGCAGCTGTTTGTACCAATAGAAACAAGATAGAAGGCAACACGTTTATTTCTAATATTGAGCCGAAAATCACTCTGAATTTAGTAGGGAAAGAACACTTTAGAAAATCATATACTAACCGAATTGAAGGTATTGAAAGTACCATTTCAGCCTTCAGTTTATATATTGTTTTAAAACCAGATTGTTTTAAATATATCAACAAAAATTATTATCATTTTAAAACACAAGATGCTGTTTGGAATGCCCAACATTACACCCAAGAAACGTGGCCAGAAAGCTATATGTTATCTATGGGAATCAAAAAAGACAACAACATATATGGCGATAATATAACCATTATGACCTATATGCGTTATGAAGAAGTGGAACCTTGGGCTGACACCTTTAATACGGTTGCCCATAAAAATGAACGTGGCCAAACTTACGAAGCATTTAAAAAAGAAAAAGCGGAGATTATTATAGACGAATTAGAGAAAAAATTTCCAAATATTCGCAATTGTATTGCGGAATATTATACCTCATCACCACTTTCTTATCGTGATTATATTGCAACAAATCGTGGTTCTATGTATGGCTATACCAAGGATGTAAATAAATCCATGCAGTCTTTTATTTCACCAAAAACAAAAATAGACAATTTGTTATTTACAGGTCAAAGTTTAAATATGCATGGCATTTTAGGCGTTACCATTAGTGGTGTTGTTACCTGTTCCGAATTATTAGGTCAGGACTATTTGTTAGATAAAATTATTGCGGCAAATCAAACAGAAAATTAA
- a CDS encoding 1-acyl-sn-glycerol-3-phosphate acyltransferase translates to MTNFFYQIYLWIASRKLISFLGLLVVVSGLIVLASHITFEEDITKLIPTSSENEDAQKVLKTVNFADKIIVNITRESGASVQDLTQYAAQFIDSLEKHSQPYYTKIQGQIPDETVLTTLDFVYENLPLFLETEDYLTIQGKLDADSLQAITQAHYKTLISPSGFVAKETILRDPLGLSFIALKKLQQLSFGDAFILENGFLLSKDKQHLLMFISPKHKSSETSENALFAEQLYKLRDSLNSDFENTVNSAYFGGALIAVANAQQIKRDITITVSIAMSVLLLILIVFYKKISIPLILFTPTAFGALLAVAMLFVIRTNISAISLGIGSVLLGITLDYALHILTHIRSNNNIKELYQEITKPILMSSLTTAMAFLCLLFLKSQALQDLGIFAAISVLGASVFSLIFIPQVYRINKKSLQGKTILDTAAKYPFHKNKWLISGLVALFVLSIFTYSKAGFNNDISQLNYEPEELLQAQQRLDALTNIQSKSVYLAAYGSNTEEAITANDAVFSKLQTLKKENQIINFSSIGALVQSQDQQQKHVEAWRNFWQPETIAFTKQELISSGETLGFKPSTFQQFYNLMEADFNTLNLDGFKTLKTVSIEDYIGEADGFSTVTSLVKLEDNQTESLIKTFKDQPQTLVIDRKQMNETFLGGLKNDFNRLVGYSLLVVLVLLLLFYRSVSLTLVTALPIALTWLLTIGIMGVTGIEFNIFNIIISTFIFGLGIDYSIFITNGLLHELKTGERVLPTHKTSIILSVITTILGVGVLIFAKHPALFSISMVSIIGIISALCIAFVLQPLFFKFFIGSKTSKPAPVVLFIFSSISFTYYGLGGLFLSIFGMTVLRVIPVSMKKKMGWFHRVMSKFMKSVLDSYPFFKTQVINPTNESFKKQAVIIANHTSFLDILAIGMLNPKIIFLVNDWVYNSPFFGRAVKLAGFYPVSSGIENGVTHLQKKVDQGYSLMAFPEGTRSYTHKMKRFHKGAFYLAHQFKLDVVPVIIHGNSEILPKGNFVIKRGRLSVKILKRIAFDDTSFGITDRERTKQISAYFKSEFKAFRNAHENATYFHNMVLEEFRYKGHEQYLTIKTDLNTHQDTYKYLLDTLEDDESITHISNAHGQLDFLLAVDSPNRKISSFLENSASRKLVQNSFIPNNHYKINSAESILEALKTPSNTLIINSDVLTNTQLESLSAQNTARVVLLFESTKRYLAIFEKLNYHISHQTQNLILLIKH, encoded by the coding sequence ATGACTAACTTTTTTTATCAAATATATCTTTGGATTGCTTCTAGAAAATTAATCAGTTTTCTGGGATTACTTGTCGTGGTTTCTGGACTCATAGTTTTGGCTAGCCACATTACTTTTGAAGAAGATATTACCAAACTTATTCCCACAAGCAGCGAAAATGAAGATGCTCAAAAAGTTTTAAAAACTGTCAATTTTGCGGATAAAATTATTGTCAATATCACGCGTGAATCTGGGGCTTCCGTTCAAGATTTAACCCAATACGCTGCTCAATTTATTGATAGTCTAGAAAAACATTCACAACCGTATTACACGAAAATTCAAGGACAAATTCCCGATGAAACCGTTTTAACCACATTGGATTTTGTTTACGAAAATTTACCACTTTTTTTAGAGACTGAAGATTACCTAACTATTCAAGGTAAATTGGATGCAGACAGTCTGCAAGCCATAACCCAAGCACATTACAAAACATTAATTTCCCCTTCAGGTTTTGTTGCAAAAGAAACCATTCTACGCGATCCTTTAGGATTATCCTTTATTGCGTTAAAAAAACTACAGCAGTTAAGTTTTGGCGATGCATTTATTTTAGAAAATGGCTTTCTATTAAGTAAAGACAAGCAGCATTTATTAATGTTTATTTCACCCAAACATAAATCCAGTGAAACATCTGAAAACGCTCTTTTTGCCGAGCAACTTTACAAGCTACGCGATAGTTTAAATAGCGATTTCGAAAACACCGTTAACAGTGCGTATTTTGGAGGTGCTTTAATTGCTGTTGCCAATGCACAGCAAATAAAACGTGACATTACTATTACAGTAAGTATTGCCATGAGTGTTTTGCTTTTAATACTGATTGTGTTTTACAAAAAAATATCCATTCCACTTATTTTATTTACACCTACCGCTTTTGGTGCCTTGCTGGCAGTTGCCATGTTGTTTGTAATCCGCACGAATATATCTGCTATTTCATTAGGTATTGGCTCGGTTTTATTAGGAATTACTTTGGATTATGCCCTTCATATATTAACCCATATTAGGAGTAACAATAATATTAAGGAATTGTATCAAGAGATTACTAAACCTATTTTAATGAGTAGTTTAACGACTGCTATGGCGTTTTTATGTTTGTTGTTTTTAAAATCGCAAGCGCTTCAAGATTTAGGAATATTTGCCGCCATTAGTGTTTTAGGTGCTTCGGTATTTTCATTAATTTTTATTCCTCAAGTGTATCGAATTAACAAAAAATCACTTCAAGGGAAAACAATTTTAGATACAGCTGCCAAATATCCATTTCATAAAAACAAATGGCTTATTAGCGGATTAGTTGCACTATTTGTGTTGAGTATTTTCACCTACAGCAAAGCAGGTTTTAACAACGATATTTCGCAATTAAACTATGAACCCGAAGAATTATTGCAAGCACAACAACGTTTAGATGCCTTAACCAATATTCAATCCAAATCGGTTTATTTAGCAGCTTACGGCTCTAATACGGAAGAAGCTATTACAGCCAATGATGCCGTATTTTCTAAACTACAAACGCTTAAAAAGGAAAATCAAATTATTAATTTTAGTTCCATTGGCGCTTTGGTACAAAGCCAAGACCAGCAACAGAAACACGTAGAAGCTTGGCGAAATTTCTGGCAGCCAGAAACGATAGCGTTTACCAAACAAGAACTAATTTCTAGTGGCGAAACGCTTGGGTTTAAACCAAGCACATTCCAGCAATTCTACAATCTAATGGAAGCTGACTTCAACACTTTAAATTTGGACGGTTTTAAAACCTTAAAAACGGTTTCTATTGAAGATTATATTGGCGAAGCTGATGGTTTTTCAACAGTCACATCGTTAGTGAAATTAGAAGACAATCAAACCGAAAGTTTAATAAAAACCTTTAAAGACCAACCACAAACCTTGGTAATTGATAGAAAGCAAATGAATGAAACCTTTTTAGGTGGACTAAAAAATGATTTTAATCGGTTGGTTGGCTATTCGCTTTTAGTTGTTTTAGTTTTGTTATTACTTTTTTACAGAAGCGTGTCTCTTACCTTAGTGACGGCATTGCCAATTGCATTAACCTGGCTGTTAACCATTGGTATAATGGGTGTAACAGGTATTGAATTTAATATATTTAACATTATAATATCGACCTTTATTTTTGGTTTGGGTATTGATTATAGCATTTTTATTACCAACGGACTATTACATGAGTTAAAAACAGGCGAACGCGTTTTACCAACCCACAAAACGTCTATTATATTATCTGTAATCACCACTATTTTAGGTGTTGGCGTACTTATTTTCGCTAAGCACCCTGCACTTTTTAGCATTTCAATGGTGTCTATAATTGGTATTATTTCTGCTTTATGTATCGCCTTTGTTCTGCAACCCTTGTTTTTTAAATTTTTTATTGGAAGTAAAACAAGCAAACCGGCTCCTGTAGTTTTATTTATTTTCTCTAGTATTTCATTCACCTATTATGGTCTTGGTGGTTTGTTTTTATCCATCTTCGGGATGACTGTTTTACGCGTGATTCCGGTTAGTATGAAGAAGAAAATGGGCTGGTTTCACCGCGTAATGTCCAAGTTTATGAAATCGGTTTTAGATTCCTATCCCTTTTTTAAAACCCAAGTTATAAACCCAACAAACGAGTCCTTTAAAAAACAAGCTGTAATAATTGCCAATCATACGTCTTTCCTTGATATTTTGGCTATTGGCATGCTGAATCCAAAAATTATATTTTTAGTAAATGATTGGGTTTACAACTCACCGTTTTTTGGTAGAGCGGTTAAATTAGCTGGATTTTATCCTGTTTCTAGTGGTATAGAAAATGGCGTAACGCATTTACAGAAAAAAGTGGATCAAGGCTATTCGCTTATGGCTTTTCCTGAAGGAACACGGTCGTATACACACAAAATGAAACGTTTTCATAAAGGCGCATTTTATTTGGCCCATCAATTTAAATTGGACGTAGTTCCTGTTATTATCCATGGGAATTCTGAAATATTACCAAAAGGGAATTTCGTTATTAAACGTGGTCGTTTATCTGTAAAAATTTTAAAGCGTATTGCTTTTGATGACACCAGTTTCGGAATTACAGATCGGGAACGCACAAAACAAATTAGTGCCTATTTTAAATCGGAATTTAAAGCCTTTAGAAATGCTCATGAAAATGCAACCTACTTTCATAATATGGTCTTGGAGGAATTTCGCTATAAAGGTCACGAACAATATCTAACTATAAAAACGGACTTAAATACTCATCAAGATACCTACAAATATCTATTAGACACCTTGGAGGATGACGAAAGCATCACACATATTTCAAATGCCCATGGTCAATTAGATTTTCTATTGGCTGTAGATAGCCCAAATAGAAAAATTTCGAGCTTTCTAGAAAATTCTGCATCCCGCAAATTGGTACAAAACAGTTTTATTCCTAATAACCATTATAAAATTAATAGTGCTGAATCAATTTTAGAAGCCCTAAAAACGCCTAGCAATACACTCATTATTAATTCAGATGTGTTAACAAATACGCAATTAGAATCATTAAGTGCTCAAAACACAGCACGTGTTGTTCTTCTTTTTGAAAGTACAAAACGCTATTTAGCTATATTTGAAAAACTTAATTATCATATTAGCCATCAAACACAAAATTTAATTCTTTTAATTAAGCACTAA
- a CDS encoding DUF2062 domain-containing protein codes for MQNQSITQKITDLNVCILIPTYNNQHTLKRVVDGVLTYSNNIIIVNDGSTDATTDILKDYPNIQQIHFPKNKGKGIALRTGFKAAIALGYEFAITIDSDGQHFPSDIPNFITELDQHNTKNVLIIGSRNMKQEGVPGKSSFGNKFSNFWFWFETGIKLKDTQSGFRLYPLNVIKNLKFYTNKFEFEIEVIVKSAWKDTEVKNMPIQVLYDETERVSHFRPFQDFTRISILNTWLVFLTLIYYKPRQLFRNIKKKGFKRFFVEDFLGSKDSPKKKALSVALGVFIGFSPLWGFHTLIVLTLAVFLKLNKTIAFAFSNVSLPPFIPFIIIASLELGQFILQEPISYSLKDLLDNFEVLQHLKTYIVGSFALATLGAILFGFAAYFFFGVFKKKKRVLQHD; via the coding sequence GTGCAAAACCAAAGTATCACACAAAAAATTACCGATTTAAACGTTTGTATTTTAATTCCAACGTATAACAATCAGCATACTTTAAAGCGTGTGGTGGACGGAGTTTTAACCTACTCCAACAATATTATTATTGTCAATGACGGGTCAACCGATGCCACGACAGACATATTAAAAGATTATCCAAATATTCAACAAATTCATTTCCCCAAAAACAAGGGTAAAGGAATTGCATTACGAACCGGATTTAAAGCAGCAATTGCTTTAGGCTATGAGTTTGCAATAACTATTGATTCTGATGGGCAACATTTCCCGAGTGATATTCCAAATTTCATCACAGAACTAGACCAACACAACACCAAGAACGTGTTGATTATTGGTTCCCGAAACATGAAACAGGAAGGTGTGCCTGGAAAAAGTAGTTTTGGAAATAAGTTTTCCAACTTTTGGTTCTGGTTTGAAACGGGTATTAAATTAAAAGACACCCAATCAGGATTTCGTTTATATCCGTTAAATGTTATTAAAAACCTGAAGTTTTACACCAATAAATTTGAGTTTGAAATTGAAGTGATTGTCAAATCGGCTTGGAAAGATACCGAGGTTAAAAACATGCCAATTCAAGTACTTTATGATGAAACCGAACGTGTCTCTCACTTTCGCCCATTTCAAGATTTTACGCGGATTAGCATTCTAAATACATGGTTGGTTTTTTTAACACTTATCTATTACAAACCACGACAACTATTCCGAAATATTAAAAAAAAAGGCTTTAAACGATTTTTTGTTGAAGACTTTCTAGGCAGTAAGGATTCACCAAAAAAGAAAGCACTTTCTGTTGCATTAGGGGTTTTTATAGGATTTTCGCCACTTTGGGGATTTCACACACTGATTGTTTTAACACTCGCTGTGTTTTTAAAATTAAATAAAACCATTGCTTTTGCTTTTTCCAATGTTAGCCTACCTCCTTTTATACCGTTTATTATTATTGCCAGCCTAGAATTAGGGCAATTTATTTTACAAGAACCCATTTCCTATTCTCTTAAGGATTTGTTAGATAATTTTGAGGTTTTACAGCATCTTAAAACGTATATTGTAGGAAGTTTTGCTCTAGCAACACTTGGAGCCATTTTGTTTGGTTTTGCTGCCTATTTTTTCTTCGGCGTATTTAAAAAGAAGAAACGCGTTTTACAACATGACTAA
- a CDS encoding 3-hydroxyacyl-ACP dehydratase, with protein sequence MLLKDFYKVNSLESTEGKAIANITINKEHDVFKGHFPGNPVTPGVCMMQIIKELSEEVLSKKLFMESASNVKFMAIINPFKTPDLELTLDFEDTKTGFRVKNITKFNDTVALKLTTSYNVI encoded by the coding sequence ATGTTACTAAAAGATTTTTATAAAGTTAACTCATTGGAATCCACGGAAGGCAAGGCTATTGCTAACATTACTATCAATAAAGAACATGATGTTTTTAAAGGCCATTTTCCTGGGAATCCTGTAACGCCTGGTGTCTGTATGATGCAGATTATTAAAGAGCTGTCAGAAGAAGTTCTTTCAAAAAAACTCTTTATGGAATCCGCTAGTAATGTGAAATTTATGGCGATTATTAATCCATTTAAAACACCAGATTTAGAACTTACTCTGGATTTTGAAGATACCAAAACAGGATTTCGCGTTAAAAATATTACCAAGTTTAACGATACTGTGGCATTAAAATTGACTACGTCATACAACGTAATATAG
- a CDS encoding outer membrane beta-barrel protein, with protein sequence MKKLSLIICLIFTSAVFAQVQVRPGFKAGLNAATVTNIDNSTRKVGFQGAVFLNIHFPKIYELQIEASYSNQGFGRDNFTISNPYDGEIYRYSGNDVSIHYIGAAISNKFFFIPDVGLHFLVGPSLEINVSDNTNGDIIPIDIAFFAGIGYEFPMGLGLEARYKQGFVDVRDDFYNNNYYDNDYTFGNENDYYYNGNNKLNSVFQLSVYYKFKF encoded by the coding sequence ATGAAAAAACTATCATTAATCATTTGCTTAATTTTTACTTCAGCAGTTTTTGCTCAAGTACAAGTCCGTCCTGGTTTTAAAGCTGGACTTAATGCCGCAACCGTTACTAACATTGATAATTCCACAAGAAAAGTAGGCTTTCAAGGTGCAGTGTTTTTAAACATTCATTTTCCAAAAATTTATGAATTGCAGATAGAAGCATCCTATTCCAACCAAGGCTTTGGCCGTGACAACTTTACAATCAGTAATCCTTATGATGGTGAAATTTATAGATATTCTGGAAATGATGTGAGCATTCACTATATTGGTGCTGCCATCTCAAATAAATTCTTTTTTATTCCAGATGTTGGCTTGCATTTTTTAGTCGGACCTAGTTTAGAAATTAATGTGTCCGATAACACCAATGGCGACATTATTCCAATAGATATTGCTTTTTTTGCAGGTATTGGTTACGAATTCCCAATGGGCTTAGGTTTAGAGGCTCGCTACAAACAAGGGTTTGTTGATGTACGCGATGATTTTTATAACAATAATTATTATGACAACGATTATACTTTTGGAAATGAAAATGACTACTATTATAACGGCAATAATAAGCTAAATTCCGTATTTCAATTAAGTGTTTATTATAAATTTAAATTTTAA
- a CDS encoding outer-membrane lipoprotein carrier protein LolA encodes MSSSKLFKQLNSLIINSIKGDMFDAEEFHIEYYKSGNNSLVYFKPKDKKSASFIEVFQLTFNAQGDVEIVKMVEPSGDYTKIVFSNKVLNNPVSDALFNH; translated from the coding sequence ATGAGTTCAAGCAAACTTTTTAAACAACTGAATAGTCTCATTATTAACAGTATAAAAGGCGATATGTTTGATGCAGAAGAATTCCATATAGAATACTATAAATCTGGAAACAACAGCCTCGTTTATTTTAAGCCGAAGGACAAAAAATCGGCTTCATTTATTGAAGTATTTCAATTAACCTTTAATGCACAAGGTGATGTTGAAATTGTGAAAATGGTGGAACCGTCTGGCGATTACACCAAAATTGTTTTCAGTAATAAAGTATTAAACAACCCGGTTTCTGATGCGTTATTTAATCATTAG
- a CDS encoding outer membrane lipoprotein carrier protein LolA: protein MNSAEADALKSVVKQQAKTTKTITSAFTQYKHMDFLSNDIITKGNLHFKAPNLVKWSYTDPFVYSVIFKDNKLYINDEGKKKVILT from the coding sequence ATGAATTCAGCAGAGGCAGATGCCTTAAAAAGCGTGGTTAAACAGCAAGCCAAAACCACAAAAACCATTACAAGTGCCTTTACGCAGTACAAACACATGGATTTTTTATCTAATGATATTATTACCAAAGGTAACCTGCATTTTAAAGCGCCAAATTTGGTAAAATGGTCTTATACCGACCCCTTTGTTTATTCTGTTATCTTTAAAGATAACAAGCTATATATTAATGATGAAGGCAAAAAAAAAGTGATATTGACATGA
- a CDS encoding polysaccharide deacetylase family protein has translation MLNFKSVTITTSVIFIGLLVIFLINPISIWWFVLLFIIWFILTALGSGLVGWNYYIKILNANKNATKNHIAITFDDGPNLVFTPQVLALLNSYQAKATFFCIGKHIENHPDLFKQIIAEGHTIGNHTYSHANNFGFFKTKKVQAELEKTNRIIKQYSGLSPKLYRPAFGVTNPRIGRAVQNLHLTTIGWNKRSLDTTNLSEEQILKRTIKNLKPGDVILLHDTSDKSVRVLEQLLLFLRDNNFQSVTIDTLFNTQAYA, from the coding sequence ATGCTAAATTTTAAATCAGTAACAATAACAACCAGTGTTATTTTTATAGGTTTATTAGTTATTTTTCTGATAAATCCCATAAGTATTTGGTGGTTTGTTTTACTTTTTATTATTTGGTTTATACTTACAGCTTTGGGCTCGGGATTAGTTGGTTGGAACTACTATATTAAAATTTTAAATGCGAATAAAAACGCTACTAAAAACCACATAGCCATCACCTTTGACGATGGACCAAACCTAGTGTTTACGCCTCAAGTTTTAGCCCTTCTAAATTCATATCAAGCTAAAGCCACATTTTTCTGTATTGGAAAACATATTGAAAATCATCCGGATCTTTTTAAACAAATTATAGCGGAAGGTCATACCATTGGGAATCACACCTATTCTCATGCCAATAATTTTGGCTTTTTTAAAACGAAGAAGGTTCAAGCGGAATTGGAAAAAACAAATCGTATTATTAAGCAATATAGCGGTTTAAGTCCCAAATTATACCGTCCGGCATTTGGGGTAACCAACCCACGTATTGGTCGTGCAGTTCAAAACTTGCATTTAACCACGATTGGTTGGAATAAACGCTCATTAGATACCACTAATCTATCTGAAGAACAGATACTAAAACGTACCATTAAAAACCTTAAACCTGGCGATGTAATTCTTTTACACGACACGAGTGATAAATCTGTTAGGGTTTTGGAACAGTTATTGTTATTTTTACGTGATAATAATTTTCAATCCGTTACGATTGATACCTTATTCAACACCCAAGCTTATGCGTAA
- a CDS encoding beta-ketoacyl synthase chain length factor → MKNVYINSFGSVSAQNTTDEADFLKDIISYNATTFPAINPNYKDFIPPAAARRMAKGIKMSIIASKLALKRAHLDNVDAIITGTGMGCLRDSEKFLSAIIDDNEQYLTPTPFIQSTHNTVGGQIALEIQCKGYNFTYVHGSNSFESALLDAKLQLELNEAKHILIGGVDEIGDYTISLNKLIKHIKEVPVESSQIVDTKTKGAIYSEGANFFVVSNEKQDSSLAIVKDLQTFNTLPLHSVAEKAREFLKANNLNPSEIDTLILGNNGDVDFDSYYETLTRGDFQNTQQLAYKPWIGEFNTASSFGLLLGAHILKTQTVPEAFQMNTITPSHYKTILLYNQYRGENHSFTLLRQC, encoded by the coding sequence ATGAAAAACGTATACATAAATAGTTTTGGTTCCGTTTCGGCGCAAAATACGACAGATGAAGCTGATTTTCTAAAAGACATCATTTCATATAATGCCACAACTTTTCCTGCTATAAATCCGAATTATAAAGATTTTATTCCGCCTGCTGCAGCCAGACGCATGGCAAAAGGAATTAAAATGAGTATTATAGCCTCCAAATTAGCTTTAAAAAGAGCACATTTGGATAATGTTGACGCCATTATTACGGGAACAGGAATGGGCTGTTTACGCGATTCGGAAAAGTTTTTAAGTGCCATAATTGATGATAACGAACAGTACTTAACACCAACACCTTTTATTCAATCTACACATAATACCGTTGGTGGACAAATTGCTTTGGAAATTCAATGTAAGGGCTATAATTTTACCTATGTGCATGGGAGCAACTCCTTTGAGTCTGCGCTATTAGATGCCAAATTACAGTTGGAATTAAATGAAGCCAAACATATTTTAATTGGTGGTGTTGACGAAATAGGCGATTATACCATTTCACTTAACAAACTCATAAAACACATAAAAGAAGTACCTGTTGAAAGTTCACAAATAGTAGACACCAAAACTAAAGGTGCTATTTATAGTGAAGGCGCTAACTTTTTTGTAGTTTCCAATGAAAAGCAAGATTCTTCTTTAGCCATCGTTAAAGACTTACAAACCTTTAATACCTTGCCATTGCACTCCGTAGCCGAAAAGGCGCGCGAATTTTTAAAAGCAAACAACTTAAATCCATCAGAAATAGACACCCTTATTTTGGGGAATAATGGTGATGTTGATTTTGATTCTTACTACGAAACATTAACACGAGGTGATTTTCAAAACACACAGCAACTAGCTTACAAACCTTGGATTGGGGAATTTAACACAGCTTCTTCGTTTGGGCTACTTTTAGGAGCTCATATTTTAAAAACACAAACCGTTCCTGAAGCTTTTCAGATGAATACGATTACCCCTTCTCATTATAAAACCATACTTTTATATAACCAGTATCGTGGAGAAAACCATAGTTTCACCTTACTTCGTCAATGCTAA